The following DNA comes from Kitasatospora sp. NBC_01287.
CCGTCCGTGGTGCCCAGCTGCTGGCCGGCCTGCGCGGCGAGCTTCTGCAGGCCGATCTGCTCGCGGTAGAAGGTGTCGATCCGGCCCGCCGGGACCGCGTGCTTGAGCAGCAGCATCTGTTCGAGGCCCGACTCGCCGCCCCAGGCCCGCACCTGGTCCGCGCGGAGCTGGGCGACCTCGGTGGCGGTGACGGCGAGCTGGTGCTCGGCCAGCGTGTGGTCGACCACGTCGCTGAAGACCATCCCGGAGACGGTGGCCCCGACCAGGCCGGCCTGCTCCTGGTACTGCCCGGCCGGCAGCTGGTCCGCCTGTGCGCGGAACTCCGCCACCCTGGCGCGCATCGCCGACTCGCTGATCCGGTCCCGGCCGACCACCGCGGCCACCCCGGGATACGCCGGGTTCCGGCCGCACCCGGTGAGCACGGCCGCCGCGAGCAGCGCGCCGACGATCGGCAGCGCCCGGCGCGCCCGGCGGCGGGCCGGCAGGGCGGCGGCGGGGCGGGCGGAGACGAGGTGAGCGGAGACGAGGTGAGCGGTGGCGGGACGGGCGGTGGCGGGCTGGGCGGCGGCGGGATGGGCGGAACGGCTGCGGATCACGCGGGGCCTCCCGGACGGGCTGCGGTGGCGGCTGCCTCCTGACGGGACACGAGGATAGAGAGCCGGGCGGGCCGTTGCCCAAACGCTGCGCCGAACGAGTGAGTGCGGGCCGCCATGTCCGACGGACCGTCAGGCGCGGTACGGGTTGGGGCCGGAGACGTGCGGCGGGTGGCTCGGCCAGCTGCCGGTGCGCGGGTCGAGCGGCTGCGGCACGGCGGGGCCCGGGGGCGGCGGCCACGTCGGCGACAGTTGGGGCAGCGGCGGCTGGGACCCGGTGCGGCGGTGGTGCTGGAGCTGGTCCAGGTGCCGGCGCAGCCGCTGCACGTCCGGATGGTGCGGGCCGAGCCGCGGCTCGCGGTCGAAGAGCAGCGCGAGCAGCCAGTCCCAGGCGCCCTCGGTGTCCCCCGACCCCGCGAGCAGCAGGCCGATCCGCTCCCGCAGGTCGAAGCAGCGCGACGGGTCGGTGTCCTGCCCCGAGGCCAGCCGGGCCGTGTGGTCCGCGAGCAGCCCCTGGTACTCCGCCAGGGCCTGTGCCCCCCGGCCCAGCTGCTCCAGGCAGGCGGCCGCCTTGCGCCGGTGCTCCAGCGCCTGCTCCGCCCGCGGGCCGGCTTCGGCCGACGCGGCGGCGGCCAGCAGCTGGTACTCCGGCAGCGCCGCCCGGTACTGCCCCTCCTGCAGCAGCGTGCGGGCGTAGATGGTGCGCAGCGTGCGGACCAGCGGCGCGCCGTCCCCGTGAGCGGCCCGGGCCCGCGGGAGCAGTCGGGCGGCCAGGTCGATCACCTCGGCGTAGCGGTGCGCGGCGAGCAGGTCGGAGACCTCGCCGCAGGCGGCGGCGAGGTCGGCGGGGACCGACGGCGCCGAGGGCGGGGCCGGCAGCGGCAGCGGGGGTGGGGCGGCCACGGGCGCCGTGGCGGGGCCGGGCAGCGGCTGGTGCGGGTGGCGGAACGGGCCGGTCGGGTCCGGCACCGGTCCGTAGGGCGGTCGTGCGCCCGGCGCCGCGCCCGGCAGCAGCGGGCGCAGCCGCTGGTGGACCGTCTGCGCGTCGGCGGGGCGCGCGGCCGGCGGCTTGGCGAGCAGGTCCAGCACCAGCGCCTCCAACTCGGCCGGCACCTCGGGCCGCAGCTGCCGCAGCGGCACCGGCGCGTCGTCCACCTGGCGGCGCAGCACCCCGAGCGCGGTGGGCGCCCGGAACGGCTCCTCGCCCGCGAGCATCTCGTGCAGCAGGCAGCCCAGCGCGTACAGGTCACTGCGCGCGTCCACCGCGCCGGAGAGCGCCTGCTCGGGCGCCATGTACGAGGGGCTGCCGATCGGGACGCCGGTCATGGTGAGCCTGGTGTGCTCGCCGTCCAGCGCGGTGGCGATGCCCAGGTCCAGCACCACCACCCGCCCGTCCGGACGGACCATCACATTGCTCGGCTTCAGATCCCGGTGCACCACCGGGACGGCGTGCACCACCGAGAGGGCGGCGCAGATCTGCGCGGCCACCGCGACCGCCCACGGGATCGGCAGCGGGCCCTCCTCGGCGAGCAGGTCGCCCAGCCCGATGCCGGGCAGCCGCTGCATCACCAGGTAGAGCTCGTCCTCGTCCTGCCCCGCGTCGAAGACCGTGACCAGCCCGGGGTGGTCGAGCCCGGCGGTGATCCGGCACTCGCGCAGGAACCGCCGCCGCAGGTCCTCGCGGAGCGCCGTCCGCTCGCGCGTCCCCTCGCCGCCGAGCAGCGCCTCGGTGCGCAGCAGCTTCACCGCCACCCGCCGGTCCAGCCGCTCGTCGTACCCGGCCCAGACCTGGCCCATCCCGCCGTGCCCGATCTTCTCGGCCAGCCGGTAGCGGTTCCCGATCACCCGGCCCCCGATCACCTGGCCCCCGATCACCCGGTCCCCGGCCGCGCTCACCGCCCGCCGTCCTCGGCCTGCCGCCGCAGCAGCTCGCCGAGCCGCTGCAACTCGTCGACGGGTGGCTGCTGTTGCTGCTGCTGCGATTGCTCCTGCTGCTGCGTCGGCTGCTGCTGGTACGACGGGTACGACTGGTGGCCCGGCGCCCCGTAGCCCGGCGGCACGGGCAGCGTGGGCGCCGCGTACCCCGGCGGCACGTAGCCCGGCGGCGCGTAGCCGGGCACCGCGTAGCCGGCTGCCCCGTACCCAGGCACCGCGTGTCCGGCCGCGAGCGGGTACCGACCGCGCCGGTCCATCAGCAGGAAGTACGTCGGCGCCGCCACGATCAGCACGCCCATGGTGATCTCACCGATGGCGTTGGCCGCCACCGCGCGCTTGTCCTGCCCGGCGATGCCCGCGCAGACCATCATCAGCAGCGAGAGCGCGCCGAAGAGCACCGCTCCCAGCACATCCACCCGCTGCTTGCGCCGCACCGCCAGCAGCAGCGGCGGCAGGAACCCGAGCAGTCCGCCGGTGAGCACCGCCGCCAGGCAGAGCAGCACCTTGCCGCCCACCCCGAACGGCCCCTTCGGCTTCACCACCCGCGCCGGAACCGGCCCGAACTGCCCGGGAAACTGGCCTGCCATGCGTATCCGCCCCCGCACGAAGAGGTAACCCGACGATGATCTTGCCCACGGTACCGCCCCCACCCCAGGCCCCGCCGGGCTCCGCCCGGACCGCTACCGGTCCGTGACCGGCGGCCAGGCGAGCGCCCTCGCCGGGCCGCTCGCCGGTCAGGCCCCGGTGCCCTGAACGGCCGTGGCCCGCCTCCCTCCTCACTCCACCCCCAGCTCCCCCTCCGCCAGACCGTCCGTCAGGCCCTGGGCCAGCCGGCGGGCCAGCTCGGCCGCCTGGCGGACGCCGGTTTCGAAGGCGGCCACCTGGCGGAAGGCCTCGCCCAGTTCGCGCTGGCGGGCCAGCGGCAGCCGGGGCAGCTGGACCCGGCGGACGTCGAGGCGGGAGGTGGTGGAGGCGTGGCTGCCCGCGGTCCGCGCGGCGGCGGTGGAGCGCAGCCGGCCGGCCAGGAACTCCGGGTCGAGCGCGGCGGGGTCGGGGCGCAGCAGGTGCAGCCGGGGGCCCAGGGCCGCGCCGTCGGCCGGGTCGCCGGGGTGGACCACCAGGGCGGCGCCGCCGGCCAGGGCCGGGACCAGGACGTCGCCCGGACGGGCGCGGAGCGCCTCGCCGGCGGCCAGCGCCAGGCTCGGCGGGCGGCCGGCGAGGAGGTCCTGGTCGGTGAGGACGGGCGGGGCCGCCGGGTCGTCAGGAAGCGCCCGGGTGGCGGGCCCGGTGCCGGAGGAGAAGACCTCCAGCGCACCCTGCCGGGCCAGCTCGCCGACCGTGGTCAGCGGCGCGGCGGGGGCGGCTCCGGCCTCGGTCACGGCGGGCAGCGCCCGGTCGAGCTCGGCCAGCGAGCCGAGCAGCTCACCGAGCCGGCCGCGCAGCCGACCCAGCGCGGCCGCGCCGTCCGCGGGGGCGGGCGGCGGCAGGTGGCGGGCCGGGGCGAGGTCGGTGTCGTCGTCCAGCAGCTCGATCGAGTCGAGCACCCGGTACACCCCCGGGCGGTCGGCCACCGAGCCGCCGTCGAAGGCCTGCCACCCCTCCAGCACGGTGCGGTGCAGGGTCGGCCAGTCGAACTGCTCGGGCTGCGTGGCGGTCGCGTCCAGCAGCAGCAACCGGCGGGCGGGCGCGGCCTCCTGCGGGTCGGGGCGGCGCAGCAGCCAGAGCTGGAGCGGGACGCCGTACGGCGGCGCGGCGCCGGCCGGCAGCGCGGCCACCGCGCGCAGCGCGCCGGTGCGCAGCAGTTCGGCGCGCAGCCGGCGCCCGGAGCGGCGGGAGGCGACGGTGGGGGGCAGCAGCAGCGCGGTCAGACCACCCGGGCGGGTGTGCGCCAGGCAGTGCAGCAGCCAGGCGAGTTCGGGTTCGGCGCGCGGCGGGGCCTGGTCGAAGAGCCAGCGCGGGTCGTAGCGCAACTCCTCGTGGCCCCAGTCCCGTTCGTTGAAGGGCGGGCGGCAGAGCACGGCGTCGGCGAGCAGCTGCGGGTACCCGTCGGCGCGCAGCGCGTCACCGGCGCGCACCCCCAGCGGCAGCGGCCCCGGCGTGTCGGCGGGGGTGTGCAGGGCGAGCCGGAGCAGGGCGGCGGCGGCGGTCACCGGGTCGCGGTCCTGGCCGTGGCGGCTGGCTCCGGCGGGCGCGGCCAGCAGCACCGGGCCGAGCCCGCAGCTGGGGTCGAGCACGCTGGCGGGCTCCCCCGCGAGCGCGAGCAGCAGGGCGGCGGCCTCGGGCGGCAGCTGGTTGGGCTGCCGGGTGCCCGCCAGCAGGGCCTCGTACACGGCGGCGGGTGGCTGCTCCTCGGCGAGCCGGGCGAGCATCCGGCAGAGGTCGAGCTGGGTGCTGCCGTAGAGGGTGGGCAGCCCCGGCGCGCCCGGGTCCGCACCGCTGCCGGCACCACTGCCGGCAGCACTGCCCGCGCCGCCGCCCGCACCGGCGCCGAGGGCCTCGTCGAGCGCGGTGCCGAGCGCCGCGTGGAGCACCTCGGTCACCGCGCGCGGCAGCGCGAGGGCGAGCCGGGTGTCCGGCCGGCCGGCCGGCTCCGTCCAGCGCTCCGGGGCGCGGTGCAGCAGCAGCAGGAAGGCGCCGGCGAGCAGCAGCGGGGCGCCCGGGTGCCCGGCCGGGTCGCGCAGCGCGTCCAGCTGGCGCCGGCAGCGCTCCAGCGGCGGCAGTTCGGCGATCTTGCCCTGGCGGCGCAGCCACTCCTCGACCTGGGCGAGCGCGAAGGCGGGGCTGGCCTCGCTGCCGCCGACGGGCTGCGGGAAGTCGGCGTGCCGCTTGCGCCAGTTGCTCACCGCCGCCCGGCCGACCCCGGCCAGTCGGGCGATCTCGACGGCGGTCACCTCGGGGCTCGGCGGCATGGCGGCTCCTCAACGGACGGCGGCTGTGACCACCCAGCATAGCCAGCCGAGCACGAGACCCCTGTTCACGCGTGAACATGGGTCTTATCGATTTCCCTGTTGACGCTGTTCACAGTGATCTGCTCTGATGGAGCCATCGCCGAACGGGGCGAGCACCGGAGAACCGCACGAAACCCGCGTCGAACACCGCGCCGAACAGAGGAACCCGCCATGCGCAGCACCGCCACCGCCCGTCGCCGCTCCACCTCCGTCGCCCTGCTGGCCGGCGGCGCCCTGCTCGCCCTCGCCACCACCGCCTGCGGGCCGACCAGCACCAACTCGGTCTCCACCACGCCGAAGAAGTCCACCGCGGCGGCCGCCCCGAGCGGCCAGGCAGCGGGCGGCCAGGCAGCGGGCGGCACGGGCGGCGCGGCATCCACCGGCAAGGCCCCGAGCGTCGCCAAGGTCGGCGACACCATCGCGCTCAAGGGGCAGGACCAGGGCTCCGCCGACGACGTGACGGTGGTCAAGGTCGTCGACAACGCGCAGAGCACCCCCGACGGCTTCGGCAAGCCCGCCGATGGCAAGCGCTGGATCGCGGTGCAGTTCCGGCTCAAGAACACCGGGACCGCCGCCTACAGCGACTCGCCGGAGAACGGCGCCACCGTGGCGGACGACAAGGGCCAGTCCTACACCTCGGTGGTCGCCGACACCACCGC
Coding sequences within:
- a CDS encoding serine/threonine-protein kinase — protein: MGGRVIGNRYRLAEKIGHGGMGQVWAGYDERLDRRVAVKLLRTEALLGGEGTRERTALREDLRRRFLRECRITAGLDHPGLVTVFDAGQDEDELYLVMQRLPGIGLGDLLAEEGPLPIPWAVAVAAQICAALSVVHAVPVVHRDLKPSNVMVRPDGRVVVLDLGIATALDGEHTRLTMTGVPIGSPSYMAPEQALSGAVDARSDLYALGCLLHEMLAGEEPFRAPTALGVLRRQVDDAPVPLRQLRPEVPAELEALVLDLLAKPPAARPADAQTVHQRLRPLLPGAAPGARPPYGPVPDPTGPFRHPHQPLPGPATAPVAAPPPLPLPAPPSAPSVPADLAAACGEVSDLLAAHRYAEVIDLAARLLPRARAAHGDGAPLVRTLRTIYARTLLQEGQYRAALPEYQLLAAAASAEAGPRAEQALEHRRKAAACLEQLGRGAQALAEYQGLLADHTARLASGQDTDPSRCFDLRERIGLLLAGSGDTEGAWDWLLALLFDREPRLGPHHPDVQRLRRHLDQLQHHRRTGSQPPLPQLSPTWPPPPGPAVPQPLDPRTGSWPSHPPHVSGPNPYRA
- a CDS encoding N-6 DNA methylase, with the translated sequence MPPSPEVTAVEIARLAGVGRAAVSNWRKRHADFPQPVGGSEASPAFALAQVEEWLRRQGKIAELPPLERCRRQLDALRDPAGHPGAPLLLAGAFLLLLHRAPERWTEPAGRPDTRLALALPRAVTEVLHAALGTALDEALGAGAGGGAGSAAGSGAGSGADPGAPGLPTLYGSTQLDLCRMLARLAEEQPPAAVYEALLAGTRQPNQLPPEAAALLLALAGEPASVLDPSCGLGPVLLAAPAGASRHGQDRDPVTAAAALLRLALHTPADTPGPLPLGVRAGDALRADGYPQLLADAVLCRPPFNERDWGHEELRYDPRWLFDQAPPRAEPELAWLLHCLAHTRPGGLTALLLPPTVASRRSGRRLRAELLRTGALRAVAALPAGAAPPYGVPLQLWLLRRPDPQEAAPARRLLLLDATATQPEQFDWPTLHRTVLEGWQAFDGGSVADRPGVYRVLDSIELLDDDTDLAPARHLPPPAPADGAAALGRLRGRLGELLGSLAELDRALPAVTEAGAAPAAPLTTVGELARQGALEVFSSGTGPATRALPDDPAAPPVLTDQDLLAGRPPSLALAAGEALRARPGDVLVPALAGGAALVVHPGDPADGAALGPRLHLLRPDPAALDPEFLAGRLRSTAAARTAGSHASTTSRLDVRRVQLPRLPLARQRELGEAFRQVAAFETGVRQAAELARRLAQGLTDGLAEGELGVE
- a CDS encoding DUF4352 domain-containing protein — its product is MRSTATARRRSTSVALLAGGALLALATTACGPTSTNSVSTTPKKSTAAAAPSGQAAGGQAAGGTGGAASTGKAPSVAKVGDTIALKGQDQGSADDVTVVKVVDNAQSTPDGFGKPADGKRWIAVQFRLKNTGTAAYSDSPENGATVADDKGQSYTSVVADTTAGQSFASPVNNAPGDTALGFITFEVPADAKIVKAQFTLDSGFADQTGQWNLG